Genomic segment of Candidatus Flexicrinis affinis:
CGGGCCGACGTCATACGTGCCGCGATACGAGAGCTTCGCGTAGTCGATGTCATAGGGCCGGCTGTTGAAGCGCCTCGGCCACCCCTGATCGTCGCAATCGAGTTTGAGCCCTTCGAGGAATCCAAGCGCTGGACGGTAGCCGGTCGCCACGATCACGGCGTCGATCGCGTGTGTCGAGCCGTCGGTGAGGATCACACTGTCCGTGGTGAAGCGCGCAGGCCCGTCGACGCAGACCACCTCACCGCGTCGCACAGCAGGGATCAGCTCGCCGCCACGGACCGCGACCGCGCCGCTTGTCGATCCTTCTTTCGGCGTTTTGATGCCGTGCAGCGCCGATTCCGGAAAGCCGAGCCTTTCGACGTAGTCCAGAAATGGCTCGCGGATGCGTTCGGGGAGCCAGCGAGTCGCCAGCATCCACGCATGTTTGCTCAAGCCCAACGGATAGCGCCGCCTGAGGGTGATTCCCGTCCGCATGCTCAACAGCGCAGGCTGTGTCGGCCCGTTACGCTGACCGATCTCCAGCGCGATATCGAGGCCGCTCGGCCCGTTGCCGACGATCAGGACGCGTTTGCCGGCAAACGGCTCCGGCCCGTGATAGTCGTGCGCGTGAATTCGATAGCCCTGAAACTCAGTCAGGCCGGGAACTGCAGCCGTATACGGGTTGCTGAATCGTCCAGTCGCAATCACGACATTGCGGTAACGTTCGTGGCCACGGCTTGACGTGACCT
This window contains:
- a CDS encoding NAD(P)/FAD-dependent oxidoreductase gives rise to the protein MKSTANDHASDPILVIGAGPAGIVTGYFLQQYGLPYEIIDRANIIASTWASLYPSLRLNTTRYFSHMPGRRFPLSWGEFPTGRQYHGYVGRFADAHRLNITLGVDVSRLQQAGDEWEVTSSRGHERYRNVVIATGRFSNPYTAAVPGLTEFQGYRIHAHDYHGPEPFAGKRVLIVGNGPSGLDIALEIGQRNGPTQPALLSMRTGITLRRRYPLGLSKHAWMLATRWLPERIREPFLDYVERLGFPESALHGIKTPKEGSTSGAVAVRGGELIPAVRRGEVVCVDGPARFTTDSVILTDGSTHAIDAVIVATGYRPALGFLEGLKLDCDDQGWPRRFNSRPYDIDYAKLSYRGTYDVGPAIDAQFEPTRRELRGYPGLFQVGLYYKGKGAMYNFNVEAEITAAQLAQRIAPSANA